The following proteins are encoded in a genomic region of Sesamum indicum cultivar Zhongzhi No. 13 linkage group LG8, S_indicum_v1.0, whole genome shotgun sequence:
- the LOC105167371 gene encoding uncharacterized protein LOC105167371 — MVFFCFLVDQTRKVRQSKPAAGICSRCGGGASVADMKTATRFCYVPFYWKNWRAIICTFCGAILRSYR, encoded by the coding sequence atggtgTTCTTCTGTTTCCTGGTTGATCAAACAAGGAAGGTAAGGCAGAGCAAGCCGGCGGCCGGAATATGCTCCCGGTGCGGCGGCGGAGCTAGCGTGGCGGACATGAAGACTGCCACCAGGTTCTGCTATGTGCCCTTCTACTGGAAGAACTGGAGGGCTATTATCTGCACTTTCTGTGGTGCCATTTTGAGGTCATATCGGTAA